Proteins encoded in a region of the Triplophysa rosa linkage group LG6, Trosa_1v2, whole genome shotgun sequence genome:
- the mnx2a gene encoding motor neuron and pancreas homeobox 2a, with product MDKSKNFRIDALLSESSQRIVREDSPGLCNDGTDIEPMTCKRTDNSPSRAFQLHTGVIPKPGVLNICHPGLTSYSQGSIPGMYPSPMYSIAALGAQHPAFAYSGFAQQYPEHLKAAAMAGSFPLEHWLRAGLIMPRIADYSGAPQPGLIGKCRRPRTAFTSQQLLELENQFKLNKYLSRPKRFEVATSLMLTETQVKIWFQNRRMKWKRSRKAKEQAAQLETDGCKSGNRSKKSKDLSRCSTQDDDEDLDAEDDEEEQDFQKSMNVGVGLPHPSDFLHHSSELSYSSHSSYSDDDLEEIGGDRKIRLGL from the exons ATGGATAAGTCAAAAAACTTTCGAATTGATGCTCTGTTATCAGAGAGCTCTCAGCGGATAGTTCGGGAGGATTCACCGGGACTGTGCAATGACGGCACCGACATCGAGCCGATGACCTGCAAACGGACAGATAATTCTCCTTCTCGAGCGTTTCAGCTTCACACAGGGGTCATACCCAAACCGGGCGTTTTAAACATTTGCCACCCAGGATTAACATCATATTCTCAAGGGTCGATCCCAGGAATGTATCCTTCACCTATGTACTCCATCGCAGCGCTTGGTGCGCAGCACCCTGCTTTCGCCTATTCTGGTTTTGCGCAGCAGTACCCGGAGCACCTGAAAGCAGCAGCCATGGCCGGTTCATTCCCGTTGGAGCATTGGCTCCGGGCAGGGCTGATAATGCCTCGCATCGCCGACTACAGCG GGGCACCTCAGCCTGGTTTGATTGGAAAGTGTCGTAGACCACGTACAGCTTTCACCAGTCAGCAACTGCTAGAGCTGGAAAACCAGTTTAAACTCAACAAGTACCTGTCCCGACCCAAACGCTTTGAAGTGGCCACATCTCTCATGCTGACTGAGACACAG GTGAAAATTTGGTTCCAGAACCGACGGATGAAGTGGAAGCGCAGCCGCAAAGCTAAAGAACAAGCTGCACAGCTGGAAACAGACGGCTGCAAGTCAGGCAATAGATCAAAGAAGTCCAAAGATCTCAGTCGCTGCAGCACAcaagatgatgatgaggatcTCGATGCAGAGGATGATGAAGAAGAGCAAGATTTTCAAAAATCTATGAATGTTGGTGTGGGTCTACCTCACCCTTCAGACTTCTTGCATCACAGCTCAGAGCTGAGTTACAGCTCCCATAGCTCTTACTCTGATGATGACCTAGAGGAGATCGGAGGAGACCGAAAGATCAGACTCGGTTTATGA